The nucleotide sequence CCGCTGAAGAACAACGTGATGCGGCGCTGTTCGCTGATTTTGGCGCCCTTGCCGTATTGGTAGTAGTAGTCCCAACGGTTTTGGTGGAAGGGATCGTTGACCAACGGGGTGCCCAGAATGCGCTGCACCTGCTGTTTGGTCATGCCGGAACTCAATTGGGCGACGGCCGCCTGGTCGATATAGTTGCCTTGGCGGACCGGGACGGTGTAGAAGCTGGGGAGGTACGAACGACAGCCGGCCGTCAGAACCAGCAGCAGAAGGCCGGCGGCGCGTAAAAGTGAATGAGGCATGGAAGACAAGGTCCGGGTTGCGATGTTGACTGAGCCACATCATAGCGTACAACGGCAACCCGCGGGCAAGCGCAACCCCCGGAGAGTTCCACGTGGGCTCCAAAGAACTCAAACAGGCAGGGCTGAAAGTCACGTTGCCGCGCATCAAGATCCTCGACATGTTGCAGCAGCAGGACAGCCTACACATGACCGCCGAAGCGATTTATCGGGCGCTAGTCGATTCCGGCGAGGAAGTCGGCTTGGCGACGGTGTATCGGGTATTGACTCAGTTTGAATCGGCGGGCTTGGTCAGACGCCATCATTTCGAAGGCGGCCATTCGGTGTTCGAGATCAATCAGGGCGAACACCACGATCATATTCTGTGCCTGGAGTGCGGGCGGCTCGAAGAATTCTGCGATGAGGAAATCGAACGACGCCAGCGCGGCATCTGCCAGCGGCTCGGTTTCGAGCTGGCCGAGCATTGCCTGATTCTTTACGGTCACTGCAACCGCTCTGAGTGCCCGCATCGCCCGTCGGAGGGCGAGGAGTACGAGGCGCGCCTGGCGAGCGGAGAACCGTAACGCCGAGCGGCTACGCTCTGTTGGGGCCGGCTGGGTTGTGGCGGATCGGGATTTCGTAGCGGCGGCGGCGGGCTGTCATTTCGATTCCGCTTCCGCATGAACGGGTTCGTTTAGTTTTCATCCGGCGTCGCTGGATCTGCCTTTTCCACCATCTCCCTGGCGTGCGCCAGCGTGTTGGCGGTCAGTTCCAGCCCGCCCAGCATCCGAGCGACCTCGGTCACCCGTTCTTCCGAATTCAGGGGAAAAACGTGGGTATGGGTGCTTTCGCCGTCGCTCTGTTTTTCCACCTTGAATTGCTGGTGCGCCTGGGCGGCGACTTGCGGGAGATGAGTGACGCAAAACACTTGGCGGTTGGCGCCGAGGGCCCGCAGCTGCCGGCCGACCACTTCCGCCACTCCGCCGCCGATGCCGCTGTCCACCTCATCGAAGATCAGCGTGGGAATGCGGGCGGCGCGGGCGGCGATGACCTGAATCGCCAAGCTGATGCGCGACAGCTCGCCGCCGGAAGCGACCTTGACCAGCGGTCTTGGCGGTTGGCCAGGATTGGCGCTGACCTGAAATTCCACGGTTTCCAAGCCGCCCGGCGCGGGTTTGTCCAACCGCTCCAACACGATGGCGAAGCGCCCGCCCGGCATTCCCAGCTCCGCCAGCGTCTCGGAGATCCGCCCGCCCAGCTCCCGCGCCGCCGTGGCCCGACGTTCGCTCAGTTGCTCGGCCCGGTTGCGATACTCGTCTCGGGCTTCGCTCAAC is from Candidatus Competibacteraceae bacterium and encodes:
- a CDS encoding outer membrane protein assembly factor BamE; translated protein: MPHSLLRAAGLLLLVLTAGCRSYLPSFYTVPVRQGNYIDQAAVAQLSSGMTKQQVQRILGTPLVNDPFHQNRWDYYYQYGKGAKISEQRRITLFFSGETLDRVEDGAKN
- the fur gene encoding ferric iron uptake transcriptional regulator, with the translated sequence MGSKELKQAGLKVTLPRIKILDMLQQQDSLHMTAEAIYRALVDSGEEVGLATVYRVLTQFESAGLVRRHHFEGGHSVFEINQGEHHDHILCLECGRLEEFCDEEIERRQRGICQRLGFELAEHCLILYGHCNRSECPHRPSEGEEYEARLASGEP